Proteins co-encoded in one Chrysemys picta bellii isolate R12L10 chromosome 13, ASM1138683v2, whole genome shotgun sequence genomic window:
- the LOC122174143 gene encoding olfactory receptor 5AP2-like, protein MIYIVTMAGNILIVALVVADRHLHTPMYFFLGNLSCLETCYSSTILPRMLASLLTGDRTISVRGCMTQFYCFANLAATECYLLAAMSYDRYLAICNPLRYATLVNGRVCFQLVACSWTSSFLGSTIVIILMSKLIFCCSNEIDHFFCDFSPIIKLSCSDTWLLELTVLTVSSIGSLIPFLLTVASYVCIITTILRIPSATERQKAFSTCSAHLVIVTVFYGTLIFVYIVPNTRPSKDLHKMFSVFYIVLTPMVNPLIYSLRNKEVKEALRKALNKVLAFARFQTVKCNEMGIKRSGDPQE, encoded by the coding sequence ATGATCTACATTGTGACCATGGCTGGGAACATCCTCATTGTTGCACTAGTTGTGGCTGATCgacaccttcacacccccatgtacttcttcctggggaacttgtcctgcttggagacctgctacagctccaccatcctgcccaggatgttggccagtctcctgactggggacagaaccatttctgttagGGGCTGCATGACACAATTTTATTGTTTTGCTAACCTCGCAGCTACAGAATGCTATCTGCTAGCAgcaatgtcttatgatcggtatttagcgatatgcAATCCACTCCGTTATGCCACTCTGGTGAATGGCAGAGTTTGTTTCCAGCTAGTGGCTTGTTCCTGGACAAGCAGCTTTCTTGGCAGCACCATAGTAATCATTTTAATGTCTAAACTGATATTTTGCTGCtccaatgaaattgaccatttcttttgtgatttctCCCCCATTATAAAACTCTCCTGTAGTGACACCTGGCTTCTAGAACTAACGGTTTTGACAGTGTCTTCCATCGGGTCACTGATCCCTTTTCTATTAACCGTGGCATCCTATGTTTGTATCATCACCACCATCCTAAGAATCCCTTCCGCCACTGAGAGGCAAAAGGCATTTTCCACCTGTTCTGCTCATCTTGTCATTGTCACAGTCTTTTATGGGACTCTGATTTTTGTCTACATAGTTCCAAACACCCGCCCTTCAAAGGACTTACACAAGATGTTCTCTGTCTTCTATATAGTCCTGACCCCCATGgtcaaccccctcatctacagcctgagaaataaAGAGGTCAAGGAGGCCCTAAGAAAAG